The proteins below come from a single Hugenholtzia roseola DSM 9546 genomic window:
- a CDS encoding DUF1987 domain-containing protein — MEKFFMAGERYSPTLNFDPDKNLLEFIGQSYPEHAEDIYNPAFEWIGEFLKTDGRNVTVNIKLTYFNTASSRRLQDLMEILESYEKAGRGTVLINWYYKSEDYDMMECGEDYIEAFDLNIKLIELES; from the coding sequence ATGGAAAAATTCTTTATGGCAGGCGAGCGTTATTCGCCCACACTCAATTTTGACCCCGACAAAAACCTACTCGAATTTATCGGACAATCCTACCCCGAACACGCGGAGGATATTTACAATCCCGCCTTCGAATGGATAGGCGAATTTTTAAAGACCGACGGCAGAAACGTAACCGTCAATATCAAACTGACCTACTTCAATACTGCCAGCTCGCGCCGCCTGCAAGACCTGATGGAAATTTTGGAAAGCTACGAAAAGGCAGGGCGCGGCACAGTGCTAATAAATTGGTACTACAAGTCGGAAGACTACGATATGATGGAATGTGGCGAAGACTACATCGAAGCCTTCGACCTCAACATCAAACTCATAGAATTAGAGTCCTGA
- a CDS encoding ThiF family adenylyltransferase — translation MSELSSRFHLHQTHDPESSFFDRQTRMDWWNQDKIQSARLMIVGAGAIGNETLKNLALLGYADFFITDFDEISKSNLSRTVLFRKSDQGKRKAAVAAERVAELALADNPQVSFFDGDIVWEIGTGVYRRMDMVLGCLDNIETRLAVNKHCYLVGTPWIDAGIFELGLRVNLYTPPAAPCYQCSLSPQQWQAARQRYSCDDFKKKVVAEGKVPTVQIASALVSALQVQEVTKFLCGQPHSAGKQLYFQGKNNDFEVFEMPLNSDCQAHQMRYPDLIETPLSHQDTLRHLLTYLEEKQGEPLTLDFRGDRTFVAHLACRGCGTKIELYRPTFRIEEEETICATCRDKEAAEQVFLEAQTPTPKETIGQFSLHQTPDFLLDFTLNDLGIPFLHILALYNQKGEYIYIELSKDADKLWK, via the coding sequence ATGTCTGAATTATCCTCTCGCTTTCATTTGCACCAAACCCATGACCCTGAAAGCAGCTTTTTCGATAGACAGACGCGCATGGATTGGTGGAATCAAGACAAAATCCAGTCGGCGCGTCTGATGATAGTGGGTGCAGGTGCGATTGGCAACGAAACGCTAAAAAACTTGGCACTCTTGGGCTATGCTGATTTTTTTATCACCGATTTTGATGAAATATCAAAGTCAAATTTGAGCCGCACCGTACTTTTTCGGAAAAGCGACCAAGGCAAGCGAAAGGCGGCAGTTGCTGCCGAGCGCGTAGCCGAACTTGCCTTAGCCGACAATCCGCAAGTGTCTTTTTTTGATGGCGATATTGTGTGGGAAATTGGAACAGGCGTGTATCGCCGCATGGACATGGTCTTGGGCTGTTTAGACAACATCGAAACGCGGCTGGCAGTTAATAAACATTGCTATCTGGTCGGCACGCCTTGGATAGATGCAGGCATTTTCGAATTGGGCTTGCGCGTCAATCTCTACACGCCGCCTGCCGCCCCTTGTTATCAATGCAGCCTTTCGCCTCAACAGTGGCAGGCAGCACGCCAACGCTACTCCTGCGACGATTTTAAAAAGAAAGTAGTAGCAGAGGGCAAAGTCCCGACCGTACAGATTGCCTCGGCTCTGGTATCAGCCTTGCAGGTGCAAGAGGTGACGAAATTTTTGTGTGGGCAGCCCCATTCGGCAGGCAAGCAACTCTATTTTCAGGGCAAAAACAACGACTTTGAAGTCTTCGAAATGCCCCTCAATAGCGATTGTCAAGCCCATCAGATGCGTTATCCTGACCTAATAGAAACGCCACTTTCGCATCAAGACACGCTGCGCCACCTGCTTACCTACCTCGAAGAAAAGCAGGGCGAACCGCTTACTTTGGATTTTCGTGGCGATAGAACCTTTGTAGCGCATTTGGCTTGTCGGGGTTGTGGTACAAAGATAGAACTCTACCGCCCTACTTTCCGAATAGAAGAAGAAGAAACCATTTGCGCCACTTGTCGGGACAAAGAAGCCGCCGAACAAGTATTTTTAGAAGCACAGACCCCAACACCAAAAGAAACTATTGGGCAGTTTTCGCTGCATCAAACTCCCGACTTCCTACTCGACTTCACCCTCAACGACTTGGGGATTCCTTTTCTACACATCTTGGCACTCTACAATCAGAAAGGCGAATACATTTATATAGAGCTTTCAAAAGATGCCGATAAATTGTGGAAATAA